In the genome of Candidatus Zixiibacteriota bacterium, the window GACAGTTCCTGAACAAGCCTGAGTTCCTGAGTCTGAGTCGCGATCATGTTCATGTCACCGACACGGAACACTCCTTCTACATTGTTCCGGCTATGGAGAAAGATCGTTGCCTGGTGCGGATCATTGAAATGGAAAACCCTTCCTCTGCCCTGATTTTCTGCAATACCAAAGCTATGGTTCACTATGTGGCAGTGGTGCTCAAGCGATTTGGTTACGATGCGGATGAACTGAGTGCCGATCTTACCCAACGGGCACGGGAGAGCGTTCTCGACCGCGTGAAAAAAGGCAAACTACGCTTCCTGGTAGCTACTGATGTAGCGGCAAGGGGCATTGATATTCAGGAGTTATCGCATGTTTTTCAGTATGAACCGCCAGAAGATCCAGAGGCCTATGTCCATCGCGCTGGCCGCACAGGTCGAGCCGGGGCGGCAGGAGCAGCAATATCGCTGGTGGCCGGCATGGAACAGACTGACATCCTGCGCATTGCCAAACGGTTCGGTATCAGCATGATTGAGCGCCCCATTCCAACCGATGCCGATGTACAAGCGATCGTATCTCAACGCATTATTGCCCTGCTTGAGGCTCGTCTGAGAGATCGCGACGGACTCAAGCGTGAAAGAATGCAACGCTTTGTTCCCCTGGCTCAATTGCTGGGACAGGGCGAGGATTCCTCACAACTGCTAGCCATGTTGCTTGATGATTATTACCAGGACATCCTCCACGCTGAACAGCCTCAGCCAGTAGTACCGGTAACAAAAACGAGTAGTACCCGAGGAAGGCCACCCCGGAGTAGTTCCAAACGACGTCCCCCTCGCAAAGATTCGCGCCATCGTAGTAAGAGATAGGTGATTTCTGGAGAAGCATTTATCGGTTGTCACTTAAGATGCCTGTCGTACTCTGTTGTGAATA includes:
- a CDS encoding DEAD/DEAH box helicase — encoded protein: MTENGQQDDKDILEPDNALPEITFLQLPPTSQAACTRAGWAELMPVQARTIPYIMARRDLMVQARTGSGKTGAFVLPILERIDASLASCQALILVPTRELARQVANEVDMLGKDSGIRSVAVYGGVGYGPQLDAFEKGVHLVVGTPGRILDHLIRRNLTLEALSILVFDEADRMLSMGFYPDMKQVQTFLPRLRINGYMFSATFPPHVLRLAGQFLNKPEFLSLSRDHVHVTDTEHSFYIVPAMEKDRCLVRIIEMENPSSALIFCNTKAMVHYVAVVLKRFGYDADELSADLTQRARESVLDRVKKGKLRFLVATDVAARGIDIQELSHVFQYEPPEDPEAYVHRAGRTGRAGAAGAAISLVAGMEQTDILRIAKRFGISMIERPIPTDADVQAIVSQRIIALLEARLRDRDGLKRERMQRFVPLAQLLGQGEDSSQLLAMLLDDYYQDILHAEQPQPVVPVTKTSSTRGRPPRSSSKRRPPRKDSRHRSKR